In one window of Borrelia anserina Es DNA:
- a CDS encoding Cof-type HAD-IIB family hydrolase gives MKDIKAVISDLDGTLLLSNSQIGAFSELVIKKLTKENKKFIIATGRSKNEIISLITNLNSHVSFFITLNGARVYNNQWQLISSYDLSSEIVTEILNLRENKYKDIPHFLQKSEDIDERLYADNITKNAINNMLKKQALLRRNYKYIEHELKDIDIKYHGINHFREIKNFNNIAKILLLHDEEPQLIKYEAMILEKYKKEINVYLSTPYSLEIVNSKVSKGNALKDVLKRINISLNEAIAFGDGFNDVDMLENVKKGLLMGNANYRLKKILSYLEIIDTNDNEAVANYINENILEDPVQ, from the coding sequence ATGAAAGATATTAAAGCCGTTATCTCTGATCTTGATGGCACACTTTTACTCTCAAATAGTCAGATAGGAGCTTTTAGTGAGCTTGTAATAAAAAAATTAACAAAAGAAAACAAAAAGTTTATTATTGCAACAGGAAGAAGTAAAAATGAAATAATATCTCTTATAACAAACTTAAACTCACATGTTTCATTTTTTATAACATTAAATGGAGCAAGGGTCTACAATAACCAATGGCAATTAATAAGCAGTTACGATCTGTCCTCTGAAATTGTAACTGAGATTTTAAATCTCAGAGAAAACAAATATAAAGACATACCCCACTTTTTACAGAAATCTGAAGATATAGATGAAAGGCTTTACGCTGACAACATAACTAAAAATGCTATAAATAACATGCTAAAAAAACAGGCACTACTAAGAAGAAACTACAAATATATAGAACATGAACTAAAAGATATAGACATAAAATACCATGGAATCAATCATTTCAGAGAAATTAAAAATTTTAATAACATAGCAAAAATTCTATTGTTACATGATGAAGAACCACAACTAATAAAATATGAAGCAATGATTTTAGAAAAATATAAAAAAGAAATAAACGTTTATCTATCAACACCATATTCACTTGAGATTGTTAATAGCAAAGTTTCAAAGGGAAATGCATTAAAAGATGTACTTAAAAGAATAAATATTAGTCTAAATGAAGCCATTGCATTTGGAGATGGATTTAATGACGTTGACATGCTAGAAAATGTAAAAAAAGGATTATTAATGGGAAATGCAAATTATAGACTAAAGAAAATACTATCATATCTAGAAATAATAGACACTAACGATAATGAAGCTGTTGCAAACTACATTAACGAAAATATTTTAGAAGACCCTGTACAGTAA
- a CDS encoding aminopeptidase — MKKDLIKYAELIILKGINLQKNQCVLITGSIENYEFLRIVAQKAYEYGAKYVELSIEDTEILKTRLKSSPEEFLKFIPDFKHKFFEEIVNEKWAKIRIDNTENLDALKDSNSKKISTYFKALSLASKKVSNAAMNNKLSWCTICAPGPKWAAKVLNKPESKQTLEEFFEIQKKIMLLDSENPIKAWNDHNKKLHQRCDILNKLKLEKVIFKNQKTNLEIYLLENSIWTGGSEKVIGTDIEFNANMPTQEIFTTPNYKKTNGIMHITRPVTILGHLITGIWLEFRKGKIINFGCNDEKSRNILKEHIETDIQAQYVGEVALVDNSSPVYQSGLTFYNILYDENASCHIALGHAYSSCLSNEQELKTDSEKLNYGCNVSLIHTDLMLGSNDINVIGIDKSGKEYIIIHNGQFVI; from the coding sequence ATGAAGAAAGACTTAATAAAATATGCAGAACTCATTATCTTAAAAGGAATCAACTTACAAAAAAATCAATGTGTACTTATTACAGGCTCAATTGAAAATTACGAATTTTTAAGAATTGTGGCACAAAAAGCTTATGAGTATGGAGCAAAGTATGTAGAATTAAGCATTGAAGACACTGAAATTTTAAAAACAAGATTAAAATCATCACCAGAAGAGTTTTTAAAGTTCATTCCCGATTTCAAGCATAAATTTTTTGAAGAAATCGTAAATGAGAAATGGGCAAAGATACGAATTGATAACACAGAAAATTTAGATGCATTAAAAGACAGCAATAGTAAAAAAATCTCAACATACTTTAAGGCACTAAGTTTAGCATCAAAAAAAGTTTCAAATGCAGCAATGAATAACAAATTATCATGGTGTACCATTTGTGCCCCAGGACCAAAATGGGCTGCAAAAGTATTAAATAAACCTGAGAGTAAACAAACATTAGAAGAATTTTTCGAAATTCAAAAAAAAATCATGCTACTCGACTCAGAAAATCCAATAAAGGCCTGGAACGATCACAACAAAAAACTTCACCAAAGATGCGATATCCTAAATAAACTCAAACTAGAAAAAGTAATCTTTAAAAATCAGAAAACAAATCTAGAAATATATCTTTTAGAAAACTCCATTTGGACAGGAGGAAGCGAAAAAGTAATAGGAACAGATATTGAATTCAACGCGAATATGCCTACTCAAGAGATTTTCACAACTCCAAACTACAAAAAAACAAATGGAATTATGCATATCACTCGTCCAGTCACGATACTCGGACACCTAATAACTGGAATATGGCTAGAATTTAGAAAAGGCAAAATAATCAACTTTGGATGTAATGATGAAAAATCAAGAAATATATTAAAAGAACACATAGAAACTGACATTCAAGCACAATATGTAGGAGAAGTTGCATTAGTAGACAACAGTTCTCCAGTATATCAAAGCGGACTTACATTCTACAACATATTATACGATGAAAATGCAAGTTGCCACATTGCGTTAGGTCATGCTTATTCCTCTTGCTTAAGTAATGAACAAGAACTAAAAACTGACTCTGAAAAATTAAATTATGGATGTAACGTCTCTTTAATTCATACAGACCTTATGCTCGGCAGCAATGACATAAATGTTATTGGCATCGATAAATCAGGCAAAGAATATATAATAATACACAACGGGCAATTCGTAATATAA
- a CDS encoding divergent PAP2 family protein, with translation MLKELFTNELFLSCFVSGITAQIIKYLIQTIKIQKLKIHPKYFLKSILLETGGMPSCHSSTVTALATSILIKEGINTSFIIALAFALITIRDSFGVRYMAGVQAEYLNALSEQLKMKVKIEPLKIKVVKGHKKKEVLTGIIIGIITAWTICN, from the coding sequence GTGCTAAAAGAATTATTTACAAATGAACTTTTCTTATCTTGTTTCGTTTCAGGCATCACCGCACAAATTATTAAATACCTTATTCAAACAATAAAAATACAGAAATTAAAAATTCATCCAAAATACTTTTTAAAAAGCATCCTCTTGGAAACAGGTGGAATGCCTAGCTGCCACTCTTCAACAGTAACAGCTCTTGCAACATCAATATTAATAAAAGAAGGAATAAATACTAGTTTTATTATCGCTCTGGCGTTTGCATTAATAACAATACGAGATTCGTTTGGAGTTAGATATATGGCAGGAGTTCAAGCAGAATATTTAAACGCTTTGTCAGAACAATTAAAAATGAAAGTCAAAATTGAACCTTTAAAAATTAAAGTAGTTAAAGGCCATAAAAAAAAGGAAGTACTTACAGGAATAATTATTGGAATAATTACTGCATGGACAATATGTAATTGA
- a CDS encoding RnfABCDGE type electron transport complex subunit D → MFNSEIPKIKRQYKVNIDEIQIPECVLIPLETENSNSTIYIIENQKIVEGQILSKNKNAELYTYAPISGTVEKIYMANLPNGHQLKSALIRFHGRINNEQELSVEEESREKTLEKLIRLGIPWFNEHSLFQYISKCKKIDKMLLLINGKDAFTNISEILIKEKLDKIIYGFETIDKIFKFKEILIVINNYNLKKQLENLNTFNNKRLKIVLIPNISYPYSNHEIIMHFLYNEESTKDNINPNKNILLTNVEDLYNVYSTLKTNSPYKEKLITINDNKTTQSKIIKVKIGTSIQQTINENIDTKKYDIFLNNPANKIKINNLNMPITRDIYSITILKKESIFSKMRIFKTPSFSPVHMEEIILSKIKGKNKLANKQAQNLQYTNTEIEDEINKVRKEIKEKILTLGLNNEPIYTENNLKDIYLTIILALMPSLIFSFTNNIKFLIDTLILTFISLCAYILTRLKFKHKYLSFFMYNALIINIILPLNFPTILKIIALLFTFLIFFYFSKLHKILVNPTLISFIFLLLNFPLSFKQTYPKELSKQENIIPTWNKIINQNPNIQSLESLKEFKRHENKNIDMIEKFINDKILSHLNITIPRFHTENLLGLQNEKYLSPILIYIGFSFILGKFIIYKLIPLSFYLSLLIITYILKNLGLYSYISSDMLTLITSPITMILVFTMGTELQIAPHFKFEQILYGIVLSLAYFITLSYIPLETISAVISIFILQVSSTLIKRYSLTFQIKKILHRLNINETKVIKHKKDNGEEIIKL, encoded by the coding sequence ATGTTTAACTCAGAAATTCCAAAAATAAAAAGGCAGTACAAAGTAAATATAGATGAAATTCAAATACCTGAATGCGTTTTAATTCCACTAGAAACAGAAAATTCAAATTCCACGATATATATTATCGAAAATCAAAAAATTGTAGAAGGACAAATACTATCAAAAAATAAAAATGCAGAACTATACACATATGCTCCAATATCCGGAACAGTAGAAAAAATATATATGGCGAATCTTCCAAACGGACATCAATTAAAATCAGCATTAATAAGATTTCATGGAAGAATTAATAACGAACAAGAACTCTCAGTTGAAGAAGAATCAAGAGAAAAAACACTAGAAAAATTAATTCGATTAGGAATCCCTTGGTTTAACGAACATTCACTGTTTCAATATATAAGTAAATGTAAAAAAATAGATAAAATGCTGTTGTTAATAAATGGAAAAGATGCGTTTACAAACATATCAGAAATATTAATAAAAGAAAAATTAGATAAAATTATCTATGGATTCGAAACAATAGATAAAATATTCAAATTTAAAGAAATACTGATAGTAATTAACAACTATAATCTCAAAAAACAACTTGAGAATCTAAATACCTTTAACAACAAAAGATTAAAAATCGTATTAATTCCCAATATTTCATATCCATATTCAAATCATGAAATAATAATGCACTTCTTATATAATGAAGAAAGTACAAAAGACAATATAAACCCAAATAAAAATATACTTTTGACTAACGTCGAAGATCTCTACAATGTATATAGTACGCTCAAAACAAACTCTCCATACAAAGAAAAGCTTATAACCATAAACGACAATAAAACAACACAAAGCAAAATAATCAAAGTAAAAATCGGAACATCTATCCAACAAACAATAAATGAAAATATTGATACAAAAAAATACGATATATTTTTAAACAATCCTGCAAACAAGATAAAAATAAATAACTTAAATATGCCTATAACAAGAGACATATATAGCATCACAATATTAAAAAAAGAATCAATCTTTAGTAAAATGAGAATTTTCAAAACACCTAGTTTTTCACCAGTACATATGGAAGAGATCATTTTATCAAAGATTAAAGGCAAAAATAAACTCGCAAATAAACAAGCACAAAATCTCCAATATACTAACACTGAAATAGAAGATGAAATAAACAAAGTGAGAAAAGAAATCAAGGAAAAAATCTTAACTCTAGGTTTAAATAATGAACCAATATATACTGAAAACAATCTAAAAGATATTTACTTAACTATTATCTTAGCCTTAATGCCCAGTTTAATATTCTCCTTTACAAACAACATAAAATTTTTAATTGACACTCTCATATTAACATTCATAAGCTTGTGCGCATACATCTTAACAAGGTTAAAATTCAAACATAAATATCTCTCTTTTTTCATGTATAATGCACTAATAATCAATATAATCTTGCCTCTAAACTTCCCTACTATATTAAAAATAATAGCACTACTTTTTACATTTTTAATATTTTTCTATTTCTCAAAGCTTCACAAAATCCTTGTAAACCCCACATTAATTTCATTTATATTTTTACTACTCAATTTCCCATTAAGCTTTAAACAGACATATCCTAAGGAACTCTCAAAACAAGAAAATATAATTCCTACCTGGAATAAAATAATTAACCAAAATCCAAATATTCAAAGTTTAGAAAGCTTAAAAGAATTCAAAAGACATGAGAATAAGAACATTGATATGATTGAAAAATTTATAAACGACAAAATATTGTCTCATCTAAACATAACAATACCAAGATTTCACACTGAAAATTTGCTTGGACTACAAAACGAAAAATATTTATCTCCTATTTTAATTTATATTGGCTTTTCATTTATCCTTGGAAAATTCATTATATATAAATTAATACCACTATCTTTTTATCTAAGTCTGCTAATAATTACTTACATACTAAAAAATCTTGGTCTTTACAGTTATATAAGTTCGGATATGTTAACTCTAATAACATCACCAATTACAATGATCTTAGTATTTACAATGGGCACAGAGCTCCAAATAGCTCCCCACTTCAAATTCGAACAAATTCTTTATGGAATTGTATTATCTTTAGCATATTTTATAACATTAAGCTATATTCCACTTGAAACTATATCCGCCGTAATATCTATTTTTATACTACAAGTAAGTTCAACTTTAATAAAAAGATATAGCTTAACATTTCAAATTAAAAAAATATTACATCGTTTAAACATTAACGAAACAAAAGTCATAAAACATAAAAAAGACAATGGAGAAGAAATTATAAAATTATGA
- the prfB gene encoding peptide chain release factor 2 (programmed frameshift) — translation MKEKINELLEQIENVWRKLDSDKIKTQLKEYEKQINNENFWNDNKKAQEILKNQKILKSKIESWESLICKLQELRELHEIAESEEDTILLEKDIHKIREQYNHLLILSYFKEDIDISNAFLTIHSGAGGTEACDWVNILYRMYLRYSERRGYKTELIDLMEGEGGIKSVTIEIKGEYAYGFLKSEVGIHRLVRISPFDAARKRHTSFASVFIDPIIDDKIEIIIKPEDIRIDTYRASGAGGQHVNKTASAVRITHLQTGIVTQCQTDRSQHRNKELAMKVLKSRLYEHYKALEQQKNKSKQEVKKDIAWGNQIRSYIFQPYTLVKDHRTKFENPNIISVMDGNIDNFIEEYLKWKNLSLS, via the exons ATGAAAGAAAAAATAAATGAACTTTTAGAACAAATTGAAAATGTCTGGAGGAAGCTT GACAGTGATAAGATTAAAACACAACTCAAAGAATATGAAAAACAAATAAATAACGAAAATTTCTGGAACGACAATAAAAAAGCACAAGAGATTCTTAAAAATCAAAAAATCCTAAAATCTAAAATTGAATCTTGGGAAAGCCTAATATGTAAACTCCAAGAATTAAGAGAACTCCACGAAATTGCAGAGAGCGAAGAAGACACAATATTATTAGAAAAAGATATTCATAAAATAAGAGAACAATACAATCATCTCCTTATATTATCTTATTTTAAAGAAGATATTGATATAAGCAATGCGTTTTTAACAATCCACTCAGGAGCAGGTGGCACAGAAGCATGTGATTGGGTTAATATTTTATATAGAATGTACCTAAGATATTCTGAGAGACGTGGATATAAAACAGAACTCATAGACCTAATGGAAGGTGAAGGAGGCATTAAATCTGTTACAATTGAAATAAAAGGAGAATATGCTTACGGATTTTTAAAAAGTGAAGTAGGAATACATCGACTTGTAAGAATCTCTCCTTTTGATGCTGCAAGAAAAAGACACACATCCTTTGCATCTGTTTTCATTGATCCTATAATTGATGACAAAATTGAAATAATAATTAAACCAGAAGACATTAGGATTGACACATATAGGGCCTCAGGAGCAGGAGGGCAGCATGTCAATAAAACAGCATCAGCCGTTAGAATTACTCACCTTCAAACAGGTATAGTAACTCAATGTCAAACTGATAGAAGTCAACATAGAAATAAAGAGCTAGCAATGAAAGTATTAAAATCAAGACTTTACGAACACTACAAAGCACTAGAACAACAAAAAAATAAATCTAAACAAGAGGTAAAAAAAGATATAGCTTGGGGCAATCAAATAAGATCTTATATCTTCCAACCTTATACCTTAGTAAAAGATCACAGAACAAAATTTGAAAATCCCAATATTATCTCTGTCATGGATGGAAATATTGATAATTTTATAGAAGAATATCTAAAATGGAAAAATTTAAGTTTATCATAA
- the ftsY gene encoding signal recognition particle-docking protein FtsY, with amino-acid sequence MGIFEKIKNLFKNKEKTQIFENLEDILLEADIKNDIVIEILEYIKKVKVKDEGEILLKLKEFLKSYINQQSFNLENKRLNILLIIGVNGVGKTSSIIKLANKLKNEGKNVLIAAADTFRAAAIEQIKIQSEKIGIKVISQNQGSDAAAVIFDSISSAKTKNYDILIIDTAGRLQNKENLIKELQKMDNVIKKQIIETDISYKKILIIDSISGKNVNNQAEIFNKAIEIDGIIATKFDSSSRAGGIINISKLFKKPIYFFTFGEQVEHIKEFNTDDYLNNLL; translated from the coding sequence TTGGGTATTTTTGAGAAAATAAAGAATTTATTTAAAAACAAAGAAAAGACACAAATATTTGAAAATTTGGAAGATATTCTTTTAGAAGCAGATATCAAAAATGACATAGTAATTGAAATATTAGAATATATAAAAAAAGTTAAGGTCAAAGATGAAGGAGAAATACTCTTAAAACTCAAAGAATTTCTGAAAAGTTACATAAACCAACAATCCTTTAACTTAGAAAATAAAAGACTAAACATCTTACTAATAATTGGGGTAAACGGAGTTGGAAAGACTTCAAGCATCATTAAACTTGCAAATAAACTTAAAAATGAAGGTAAAAACGTACTAATAGCTGCAGCAGATACATTCAGAGCAGCAGCAATTGAACAAATTAAAATACAAAGCGAAAAAATTGGAATTAAAGTTATATCTCAAAATCAAGGAAGCGATGCAGCAGCAGTAATATTTGACAGCATTTCAAGTGCAAAAACCAAAAATTATGATATATTAATAATTGACACAGCAGGAAGACTTCAAAACAAAGAAAACCTAATTAAGGAACTACAAAAGATGGATAACGTAATAAAAAAGCAAATAATTGAGACAGATATTAGCTATAAAAAGATACTAATAATAGATTCTATCTCTGGCAAAAATGTAAATAATCAAGCAGAAATATTTAACAAAGCAATAGAAATCGATGGAATAATAGCCACAAAATTTGATTCATCATCTAGAGCAGGTGGAATAATAAATATCTCAAAGTTATTTAAAAAACCAATATACTTCTTTACATTTGGAGAACAAGTAGAACATATCAAAGAATTTAACACTGATGATTACTTGAACAACCTATTATGA
- a CDS encoding ABC transporter permease encodes MGLNKLLLKRLILDEQNSLTLTIVIILSIVLGQIIIIITISIMNGFQNDFFSSISTLESGNLKIESELNIQEINALKEIKEIIQINRIYETQGIGIEHYYYPSILNIIALDTKDIIKDKNFILLTGLKQSELQLNDDEIIIGDVLSHNLGLFEGDTIGLILSDEIKNLQTLKNEVKQFKIKAIFKSNYAKTNESTVFMNINYFFKKQIIKDSDISYQIKTQNLHPSKKLINKIKNINPNIQFKSWNEYNKELYKALKIERNTMLIILTGIFLVIAVNTYYFQKRIIINKSKSIAILLSLGIKSKKIRQIFLIHSVIICTFGGIIGLIAGIIISLNINEILNAIDILINNLINTINYIAKLNLANIEIKIVKNIITPKIFLSDLMFTLFFACLFTIYSSLKVTKKIKYVDKINGAS; translated from the coding sequence ATGGGACTAAATAAACTTTTACTGAAAAGATTAATCTTAGATGAACAAAATAGCTTAACACTAACAATTGTAATAATATTAAGCATAGTACTTGGACAAATAATTATCATCATAACAATATCGATAATGAATGGTTTTCAAAACGACTTTTTCTCAAGTATATCTACCTTAGAGAGTGGTAATTTAAAAATTGAAAGCGAATTAAATATACAAGAGATTAATGCTCTTAAAGAAATTAAAGAAATAATTCAGATAAATAGAATCTATGAAACACAAGGTATTGGAATTGAACACTATTACTATCCAAGTATATTGAATATCATAGCACTTGACACAAAAGATATCATAAAAGATAAAAATTTTATCCTCCTAACAGGTCTTAAACAATCTGAACTCCAACTTAACGATGATGAGATAATAATAGGAGATGTACTTTCACATAATTTAGGTCTATTTGAAGGTGATACAATAGGATTAATATTAAGTGATGAAATAAAAAACTTACAAACACTAAAAAATGAAGTAAAACAATTTAAAATAAAAGCTATTTTTAAGAGCAATTATGCCAAAACAAATGAATCAACAGTGTTTATGAATATTAACTACTTTTTCAAAAAACAAATTATCAAAGACTCAGACATTAGTTATCAAATAAAAACACAAAACTTACATCCTAGCAAAAAATTAATAAACAAAATAAAGAACATTAATCCAAACATTCAATTCAAATCGTGGAATGAATATAACAAAGAATTATATAAAGCTCTAAAAATAGAGAGGAATACAATGTTAATCATCTTAACAGGTATATTCCTAGTCATTGCCGTTAACACATATTATTTCCAAAAAAGAATAATAATAAATAAAAGTAAATCAATTGCAATACTCTTATCCCTAGGTATCAAATCTAAAAAAATTAGGCAAATCTTTTTAATCCACTCAGTAATAATCTGCACATTCGGTGGCATTATTGGGCTTATTGCAGGAATCATAATATCTTTAAACATCAATGAAATCCTAAATGCAATTGACATTTTAATAAACAATTTGATTAACACAATCAATTATATAGCAAAATTAAACCTGGCTAACATAGAAATAAAAATAGTAAAAAATATAATTACACCTAAAATATTCTTAAGTGATTTAATGTTTACATTATTTTTTGCTTGTTTGTTTACAATATACTCAAGCCTAAAGGTAACAAAAAAGATCAAATATGTTGATAAAATCAATGGAGCATCATAA
- a CDS encoding ABC transporter ATP-binding protein: MKNILCIKEIHKTYIKNKTKIKVLENLSLNIKDGDFISIQGKSGCGKSTLFNIISGIDKMDSGDIISCGISLKNANEKTLSLYKNKKIGLVFQNHNLINEFNVFENIILPKIIEGKDNSQTINKKALRLMKILEINTRSEHYPSELSGGEAQRVAIARALINEPNIILCDEPTGNLDTNTAKTVESLLIETAKTFNKTLILVSHNPEFSNKADIKYELKEKTLKRI, translated from the coding sequence ATGAAAAACATATTATGTATAAAAGAAATACATAAAACATACATCAAAAACAAAACAAAAATAAAAGTACTAGAAAATTTGAGTCTAAACATAAAAGATGGAGACTTCATTTCAATTCAAGGAAAAAGCGGATGTGGAAAATCAACCCTTTTTAACATTATATCAGGAATTGATAAAATGGATTCAGGTGATATAATCTCATGCGGAATATCCCTAAAGAATGCAAATGAGAAAACTTTAAGCTTATATAAAAACAAAAAAATAGGTCTCGTATTTCAAAATCACAATTTAATTAATGAGTTTAATGTATTTGAAAATATTATTTTACCTAAAATCATCGAAGGAAAAGATAACTCACAAACAATAAACAAAAAAGCTCTACGCTTAATGAAAATACTAGAAATAAACACAAGATCAGAACACTACCCTTCAGAACTCTCAGGCGGGGAAGCACAAAGAGTAGCAATTGCAAGAGCTTTAATAAATGAACCAAATATAATCTTATGTGATGAGCCTACTGGTAATCTGGACACCAACACTGCTAAAACAGTAGAATCTCTATTAATAGAGACAGCTAAAACATTTAACAAAACACTAATTTTAGTTAGTCATAATCCAGAATTTTCAAACAAAGCAGACATAAAATATGAACTCAAGGAAAAAACACTAAAGAGAATATGA
- a CDS encoding ABC transporter permease, with the protein MTHPNIKELSKIAYIIFLNSKNKKALIGSGISLSLVMIPLIIVYYMSNNIMNSTIEKYIENEGFSVQIEYNDIQKDTHLRSKLEKFKKEYQYNELRYFFERRTYGIIGNKKKQGILIRAVENKFIDENKHIKLIDGKKSLNKNEILISKQIKDNLNLNINQPIYIIVPNNKNQKILPKAKKFNISGIIETGLREVDKNLVFISLQDSNIMSEKFSKSIIGIYIKPKTKEQVNNLKQKVEKEFQEYKTKTFYELYLNKYMNLDTSKKLLIFIMAFIVIFSSINISSSICMLILENKNKIAIFKSIGMNNSSLKIIFILIALVLSSTSCIIGIIIGNYITINIEHLINMIDIIINTTLKIFGADNMELLNSDYYISEFNIKISTKFSLIILLSYTLISVTITLIPLNIISKLKEKEIL; encoded by the coding sequence ATGACACATCCAAATATCAAAGAACTCTCAAAAATAGCATATATAATATTTCTAAACTCAAAAAACAAAAAAGCCCTAATTGGTTCTGGAATATCCTTAAGTTTAGTCATGATTCCTTTAATTATTGTTTACTATATGTCAAACAATATCATGAATTCCACAATAGAGAAATATATTGAAAATGAAGGATTTTCAGTACAAATTGAATATAATGATATTCAAAAAGACACACATCTTAGATCTAAACTAGAAAAATTTAAAAAAGAATACCAATATAATGAACTAAGATATTTTTTTGAAAGAAGAACCTATGGAATAATCGGAAATAAAAAAAAACAAGGTATACTAATAAGAGCAGTAGAGAACAAATTTATTGATGAAAATAAGCATATAAAATTAATAGATGGCAAAAAGAGCCTCAATAAAAATGAAATATTAATATCAAAACAAATTAAAGACAATCTTAATTTAAATATCAATCAACCCATTTATATAATAGTACCAAATAATAAGAATCAAAAAATACTCCCCAAAGCAAAAAAATTTAATATATCTGGAATCATAGAAACAGGTTTAAGGGAAGTTGATAAAAACTTGGTTTTCATTTCACTACAAGACTCAAATATAATGTCAGAAAAATTTTCTAAAAGTATAATTGGAATTTATATCAAACCCAAAACTAAAGAGCAAGTAAATAATCTAAAGCAAAAAGTTGAAAAAGAATTCCAAGAATACAAAACAAAAACATTTTATGAGCTCTACTTAAATAAATATATGAACTTAGATACCAGCAAAAAGCTCTTAATTTTTATTATGGCATTTATTGTAATATTTTCAAGTATTAATATATCTTCATCTATTTGTATGTTAATACTTGAAAATAAAAATAAAATTGCAATATTTAAGTCAATTGGAATGAACAACTCAAGTCTTAAAATAATATTCATATTAATAGCGCTTGTTCTAAGTTCAACATCTTGCATAATAGGCATAATCATCGGTAATTACATAACTATTAATATAGAACATCTAATTAACATGATAGATATCATTATCAATACAACTTTAAAAATATTTGGAGCTGATAACATGGAACTTTTAAACTCTGATTATTACATCTCTGAATTTAACATCAAAATAAGTACCAAATTTAGCTTAATTATTCTCTTATCCTACACACTCATTAGTGTCACAATAACACTTATTCCTCTCAATATTATTTCAAAGCTCAAAGAAAAAGAAATTTTATAG